One part of the Oncorhynchus kisutch isolate 150728-3 linkage group LG22, Okis_V2, whole genome shotgun sequence genome encodes these proteins:
- the igf2b gene encoding insulin-like growth factor 2 — METQKRHEHHSVCHTCRRTENTRMKVKMMSSSNRVLVIALALTLYIVEVASAETLCGGELVDALQFVCEDRGFYFSRPTSRSNSRRSQNRGIVEECCFRSCDLNLLEQYCAKPAKSERDVSATSLQIIPMVPTIKQDVPRKHVTVKYSKYEAWQRKAAQRLRRGVPAILRARKFRRQAVKIKAQEQAMFHRPLITLPSKLPPVLPPTDNYVSHN, encoded by the exons ATGGAAACCCAGAAAAGACACGAACACCACTCAGTTTGCCACACCTGCCGGAGAACGGAAAACACAAGAATGAAG GTCAAGATGATGTCTTCGTCAAATCGAGTGCTGGTCATTGCGCTGGCACTTACTCTGTACATCGTTGAAGTGGCCTCGGCAGAAACGCTATGTGGAGGAGAACTGGTGGACGCCCTGCAGTTCGTCTGTGAAGATAGAGGATTCTATTTCA gTAGGCCAACCAGCAGGTCTAACAGCAGACGCTCCCAGAACCGTGGTATCGTGGAGGAGTGTTGTTTCCGTAGCTGTGACCTCAACCTGTTGGAGCAGTATTGTGCCAAACCTGCCAAGTCAGAGAGGGACGTGTCGGCCACCTCTCTACAGATCATTCCCATGGTGCCCACAATCAAACAG GATGTCCCAAGAAAACATGTGACTGTGAAGTATTCCAAATATGAGGCGTGGCAGAGGAAGGCTGCTCAGCGGCTCCGGAGGGGCGTCCCGGCCATCCTCAGGGCCCGGAAGTTCCGGAGGCAGGCGGTGAAGATCAAGGCCCAAGAGCAGGCGATGTTCCACCGGCCTCTGATCACCCTGCCCAGCAAGCTTCCCCCAGTCCTGCCCCCCACGGACAACTACGTCAGCCACAATTGA